The window CACCGCCCGCGCTATAAATCCGCGCGCTGGCCTCCGCCGCTTTAAGGTGCCGCGGGCTGTGCGAGGTGAGGGGGCCCTGAGGGGAGGGCGCGCATTTGGGGGTCCCGGTGTCCCCTGGGGCCTCCCGGTGTCCCCTCGGGCGGTCCCGGTGTCCCCAAACCcccgggaggcggcggcggcgctgggcCGGGCCTCGCCCCCGTTCCGCGGCCTCTCCCGGCccggagcagggctggggccggggccggcTCCGGTCCCCGTCCCGGGGAATCTTCTCCTTCCCTGAAAAGGCGAAACAGCCTCGGGAATTCCCCCCGCGGTGTTTTACAAGCGTGGGAAGGGAATAACCGGGATTCATTCCCGTTTTTCCGGCTTTTCCTGGTTTTGGGACATCCCCGAGAAGGGGCAATGGGGCGGTATGAGGAATCCTCTCCTTCCCCGCGAGGCAAAagatcctgaaaaaaaaaaatcccgaaAACCTAATTTCCAATGTTGTAGTGTGTGCAAGGAAAACGGGGAATAAGTGGGGTTTATGAAGATCCTCAGGAATTCACCCATTGCAGGGAAAATCGGGAATAACTGGGGTTCATTCCCGTTTTTCTGGCTCTGGGTGGGAGTGAggattcctgctgctccagagggtTGGGAAAGGTTTTCAGGGGCGGGTCAGGATAGAAGATAAGGAGCCTGCGATAACAATGGGCACTTTCCCTGGCAGgcatttccctggaaatgaGGAATTTCCCTGGAATTCTCTCCTTGAACCCCAATCCTGGGCAGGTGAGAGGCAGCAGATCCTTGGAAAATCCCGAATCTGAGGGAAATAACCCCAGACTGGGAATCCCAGAGCACCTTAAACTGAGGCTTTCCCCAAATTCCAGGGATTTCCATTCTTCCCAAAAACCTGCAGTATCCCGGAATTCTGGGGGATGCAGGATCCGTGGAAAACCCACAGAAAGGATTTCTCTAAACCccttttatgtttttttccctttcccagatGTTTCCCGCTGGGCTCTGGCTCTAGGATGTTGGAGAACCGAGAGGAagtgaggagcagccctgggttATTCCCAAACCCCGGGATTCTTGGGAATTCCATCTCCGTTGGATAATTCCTGGGAGAGCGTGGGGCCGAGTCCTGGGTGGGGCCAGCGGGAATGGGAATGCCTGGGAAAACTGGGGATGGGAGTGGGAATGCCTGGGAAAGCGGGGATGGGAATGTCTGGAGCTGTCTGTGCCATTCCCgggaagctggaaaagcaggaatgggGTGGATCCCTGGTCCCAGAGCCCCCAGTCCCGTTCCAGGACAGCAGGAACGGGTGGATCCCTGttcccagtgccatcccagggaagcagggctCAGTTGGAATCCCCGACCCCGTTCCCCCGCAGGAGCTGACCACGGTGCGGGTGCAGGATCCGCGCGTGCAGAACGAGGGCTCCTGGAACTCCTACGTGGATTACAAGATCTTCCTGCACGTGAGCTGGGAGTGGGGAGAGCCCCGGGAACGGGCTCTGGGGTGGGAATGTCCTGAGGGGGAATGGAGGGGGTGGGAATCCTCGGGATCCTGCCCTGGGTTGGTTCCTGGATCCAGCATCGAGGGGATCCCGCAGGGACTGAGATCCTGGCCCTTGATCCCACGGATGATTCCCATCCTGGCTCCTCTGTCCAGGCCAGATCCAGCCCCTCGATCCCCAGGTAATTCCCATGGATAATTCCCATCCTGGAACCCTCGGTGGCTGAGATCCAGCCCCTTGATCCCAGGGATAACTCCCAGGGATCAATCCCAGGGGCATCATCCCCATCCTGGACCCCTCAGCCCTCGATTCCCAGGGATCCCACCCGGGGATCTCTCCCAGGGACCGTTCCCAGGGATTCCTCCCAGGGTCATTCCTGGGGATCCCTCTTGGGGACCATTCCCAGGGATCTCTCAATGGGATCTCTCCCAGGGATCCTCAGGGACCATTCCCAGTGATCTCCCAGGGATCCCTCCCAGGGATAATTCCCAAGAATCCCTCCCATGATCCCTGAGGATCCCTCCGATGATCCCTGAGGGATCTCTCCCGTCCCATTGGTCTCTCCCAGACCAACAGCAGGGCCTTCACCGCCAAGACCTCGTGCGTGCGGCGCCGCTACCGGGAGTTCGTGTGGCTGCGGCGGCAGCTCCAGCGCAACGCCGGCCTGGTGTAAGGGCTCTGGGGTCCCACCTGAAccggggggctctgggctcccaccCCGAGCCCACGGGGTCTGGGGTCCCCACAGGGCCCATCCCAAAGTTTCACCCCGGCTTTTCCAGGCCGGTGCCGGAGCTGCCGGGGAAATCCGCGTTTTTCGTGGGCAGCACGGATGAGTTCATCGAGAGGCGccggcaggggctgcagcacttCCTGGAGAGGTGGGCACGGTTGGGATATTTGGGGTTGTTTCGGGTTTGGGATTGTTATTTGGGGTTTGGAgtttgggatggtttggggtttgggatatttgggattTGTGGTTTAGGATTCGAGATGGTTTGAGCTTTGGGATACTTGGGGTTTGGGGTTATTTGGTATTTGGGATATTTGGGGTTTaggggatgggatttggggagggtgCAGTGCTCGGGGGTGGccaggaggtggcagcagggagggctgggtggtggccctggtgaccgtccctgctgtccctggtgtccctctggtgtccctgctgtccttcCTGTCCCATTTCTGTCCCCCTGgcgtccctgctgtccctcctgtgCCACTCCTGCccccctggtgtccctgctgtccttcctgtctgtgtgcccaggctgggaggtGACAAGGTGCCAGCAGAGGTGACCTGTCGctgtgtgcccagggtgggaggTGCCAGCAGAGGTGACCCTGTCCCTGCGGGGTGCCAGCAGAGGtgacctgtccctgtcctgtcgctgtccccagggtggtgCAGAGCGCGGTGCTGCTCTCCGACAGCCGCCTGCACCtgttcctgcagagccagctgccCGTGCCCGCCATCGAGGCCTGCGTGCAGGGCCGGGGCCCCCACTCGGTCACCGAGGCCATCCTGCACTACGCCATGGCCGGGCCCGCCtggggacagcgcggggacagCGACGGCGCGGGGCTGGGCCCGgccaggtgagggcagggaCCGGCATGGAGAGGGGAGGGACAGCCAGGTAAGGGGAGGGACAGCCAGGTAAGGGGAGGGACCTGCTCCGAGCTGGGACTGTGGTGGGAAAAGGACACGGGACAGGGGGAGAGCAGCCCGGGACAGCCCCGGCTCCTCCCTGTGgatcccagggcacaggagcccaggcaggagagctggagtgTCCCTGGGATGGGAATATCCCCCCTTTTCCAGCTGGGGTGAAGCTGTGCCCAAAAAATCCTGATATTCCCTGGGTcattccctttccctgctctgtttcccagctgtgccagcctgggcagcgcccagggctgcctggagAGCTTCCCCTACTGGGGTGACCTGGGCATGGACGAGACACGGCCGGAGAGCCCCGAGCGTCCGGCCGGACACCAAGTGACCCCTCTGGACAGCCCAGAGTGTCCAACTGGACATGGAGTGACCCCTCTGGACAGCCCCGAGTGTCCAACTGGACATGGAGTGACCCCTCTGGACAGCCCAGAGCGTCCAACTGGACATGGAGTGACCTCTAAGGAGAGCCTGGGATTCCCGAAATTCCCACCTGGACACTGAGTGACCCCTCAGGACACCCCCAGGCCCCGCAGCCCTCGCTGGGAGAGGGATCAGCGCCACTGGGATGGCcgcactgggagcactgggagcactgggaatgcgGCCCCAGCCACGGCCgagctcctccccagcacatTCCTGATATTCCCAGCAGGGTTTTCctcactctgctcctgcccagatccctctggAATCCCCAGGCTCGGTTCAAATGCCTCTGGAATTCCCAAACTGGGCTCAGATCCCTCTGGAATTCCCAAACTGGGACGATCTGAGCCGAGCTTCCCACCGGGAAAAGGGAGGAACGGAATTTGGGGCTGGGATTCGTGTCCCCCTTccctctggggctgctccagggatttttggggaagcaggagcagctcGGGTGGCTTTGGTGTCTTCCCCTCCCTCAGCACTTGGTGTgggcaggaaataaaaattaaataaaaataaaaagaaatgaatAGAACTCAAAACGGAAGTGGAGATTTTCTGGGTTCTGCCGGGCTCGGGGGGGTGGAGAAGTGCCGGGAATTTCGGGATTTGGGAATTCGGAAATTCCTCACCCCAGGGGCGaattttggggaggttttggcGCCAGGGAAGGCCCAGCAATGTTTGGAATCCCTTGGGGGCAGCGGGAATGGCTGTGATTGGCTGGTCCCCTCATTAATATTCACAACGTTCATTAATATTCATGAGCGTGGCGCTGCCATGGCACGGATGTGGCCGGGATCGGATCGGAATCCAGGGATCCACCCGGGTGCTGTGGATCCGTTCTGAATCCAGGGATCTGATCCCAATCCAGGGATCCGCTCCAGAGGGATCGGAGCCGAATTCCAGAGGGATCCGAGCGAAATTTGGGAATTCCGGAGGGACTGGGGCCGGCAGGGCCCCGCCACCATCAGTGCGGGAGGGGAGAGAGAGcgggaaaagcaggaaaaaccaggaaaaaccaggaaaaaacagaaaaaaacaggaaaaaaccagGAGGAGGATGCACTGGGTTCACCCTGACAGCAAAGGGGCCATTCCCGACCATTCCTGATCATTCCAGATCATTCCCAACCATTCCAGAGAATTCCTCACCATTCCTGGAGCAGCCAAATTTGGAGAGTAAAAAGGGATTTATTGAGGGAAAACACCTGgatttgggaatggggaacACCTGGATTTGGGATCTCCAGGGCATTTGGGACTGACCCAGGAGAAGCAGGATAACAAGAGCGGGAGATCTCCAGGGGATCTGGGGTTTTTGGGAAAAGCAGGAtgcgtgcctcagtttccccgtGGAGTGGCTCCGGGAGGGATTTCTGGGATAAATCCGCTCGGTGCCAGCGCTGGGTCCTCCGTgtgtggctctgctgtgggaatCCCATGGGATTTGTGGGATTTGTGGGATTTGTGTGATCCAGGGAATGCCGTGGGTGGCCTTGTCCCCACGCTGCCATTCCCGGTCCCACCTGCtccagggaaaatgggggaTGGACATAAGGACACCACGGACACCTGGGGATGGACCTGGGGCCCCAAATCCCAAACTCCAAACCCACATCAggcatcccaaatcccacatcccaaacccccaaacctgATCAGAAACCCAAAACCTgacccaaaatccccaaacctgACCGCAACCCCAAACCCCATATctcaaaccccaaaccccagcgCCCAAACATGACCCCAAattccaaaccccaaaccccacacccCAAACCTCACACCCCAAATCTCAAacctgaccccaaaccccaaaccccaaatcccaaacatgACCCTACaacccaaatcccaaatcccaaatccaaaACATGACCCCAAACTGaaaccctgcaccccaaacctgaccccaaaccccaaacctgatcccaaatcccaaacccaaaacctgaCCCCAAGCCCCCAACCCCAAACCACACACCCCAAACttgaccccaaaccccaaacctgaccccaaaccccaaatcctgaaCCCCCAaccccacaccccaaatcccaaatcccaaacccaaaacatGACCCCAAATTCCAAACCGCGCACCCCAAACTCCAAGCCGTGCACCACAAACCCCACACCTGACCGCAGACCCCAAATCTCACGCCTGACCCCTCGCCCCAGAGCCGACCCCGCGCCCCTCACCTGTTCCTGTCCCGGTCACGGCTCCAGGTCGAAGGCGGGCACCAGGAATTCCTTTGGGACGATCCCGATGTCCCGGCCGAGCTCCCCGACCCACCACCCGTACCCGGGGTACTCCTGTGGGACCAGCACTGCGGTCAGGCTCTTCCTGGGGGAtctcaccccaaatcccacagaaaaTACCCCAGATCCCACAGAAATACCCCAAATCCTACAAAAAAACCGATCAAAATCCTGCAAAAATacccaaaatcccacagaaaataCCCCAGATCccaccaaaacccccaaatcctaCCAAATAACCCTCAAATCCCACAAAACTACCCCAAATCCCCTGGGTCACGATTTGGGGTTTGTGCCAGAGgggtaaaaaacccaaatttaaTCCTAAAATCCAAATTTATCCCTAAAATCTGAATTTATCCCTGAAACCTCGCAGGCTGTACTGCACCTTGGCTGCTCCACAATGCCAATTTCAAAGCAATCCCAATTTTAACCAATTTTAACCAATTTTAAACCAATTCCTTCTCTACTGAATCTCGGGATAAATCTTAGGATAAACCTGGGCCTAAATTCTGGGATTTTCCAGCATCTGAGGGgatggaaaaaacccccaaattgaTCCCTAAACCCCAAATATTCCCCTAAAATCCAAATTTATCCCCAAACCCCCGCAGGCTGGGCCGTTCTACAATCCCAACCCCGATTTTAAAACCATGCAATTCCTTCTCTGAATCTGGGGCTAAACCCGGGCCTAAATCCTAAATTTCCCtaaatcccaaatttccctAAATCCCAGGATTTTCCAGCATCTGAGgggatggaaaaaaacccccaaattgaTCCCTAAAATCCGAATTTATCCCTAAAACCCCACAGACTGCGCCGTTCGGAAATCCCAATTTTAAAACAACCCAATTCCTTCTCTGCCGAATCTGGGGCTAAACCTGGCCCTAAATCCAGCCCGGATTTCCCCAAATCCAGCCTGAATTTCCCCAAACCCCGGGATTTCGGGGTCGGCACAGCCCCcagaccctccccagcccagctgcagcgTTCCCCCCGCGCGGCGCAGGAAGAATTAAAAGCGCATTAAAAACTCGCGGCAGCGGCGCTCGCGCCTCGGCTGGCGCTGCCAAATTGCCCCGCGCCGCCTCGTGCAGATGTTCGTTAATTATGctaatttttattaaatcatTAACGCCGAGCCCTGGCACGGCGGAGCCGCCTGAACCCTGCTCCGCTCCTTCCCGGCCCGCTGGAATTCCTGGGATTGGGGGAgcgcgaggaggaggaggaggaagaggaggatgggGTTTTGTTGCGGTCTGGTTAATTAGGGCTTAATGAGGGCTCTGCTGCGTTGGGCGgggagggaattttggggggttttatgggaattttggggggttttatgGGAAGGATTGGAAAGGAGGGGATGGGTGGGGAAAGGGATCCCGGGAGTGGtgtggggggcactgggagcactgggaacaaCTGGGAAGTGGAGCAGCCTCTTCTCTGTTCCCAGGAATCAGCAGGAACGGGGAAATTGGGAATCTGGGAGTCTttcagggctgggaatggattTGGGGTCACTGGAATTCCTGGGAATGGGATTTGGAATGGCTGGGAATGGGATTTGAGGTCAGCCCGAGTCTGTCCTACCCATCCCAGGAATCCCCAAactgggaatcccatcccacCAAGATCTGCCCAATCCCACCAggatccatcccatcccaacgGGGTCTCGGTGTCCCATCCCAACGGGGTCTTGGTGTCCCATCCCACCAGGATCCATCCCATCCCTACGGTGTCTCCATGTCCAATCCCACCAGGATCTGTCTGACCCCAAAAGGGTCCAGGTGTCCCATCCCAATGGGGTCTCCATGTCCCATCCCAACAGGGTTCAGATGTCCCATCCCAATGGGGTCTCTGCATCCAATCCCAGCAGGATCCGTGTGTCCCATCCCAACAggttccatcccatcccaacaGGGTCACCATGTCCAATCCCATCACGATCTGTCCCATCTCACTGGGGTCTCCACATCCAATCCCACCAGGATCCACgtgtcccatcccagcccatcagAACCCACACGTCCCAAAGATCCAGGATTTATCCAATTAACCATTCCCTATAAAAACACCAAACCAGAGCCCCAGGATTTATCCAATTAACGATTCCCCATAAAAACACCCAACCACAGCCCTGCCGCCAGCCCGCCCTGCCCGAGGGACCCCAGGGTGACACTGAGGTGACACTGAGGTGACACCAGGCCCAGGCTCCATCCCGGATCCCCGTCCCAGGCCCGGGAAGCGCGGGGCTGCTCTTTATGGCGCGGCGCGGAGCCCGAGGCGGCGGCGAGCGCGGCTGGGGGACGATGTGACGGAAATGTTTCATCTGCCGGGCCCATCTGTGCCGCGCGCTCCTGCCGCTCGCCCCGAGAGAGGCGCCGCCGCAGCTCCGCATCGCCTTTAATATTCTCCTAAATCACCTCCCCGGCGCGCTTCAAGGGCCATTGCCGCCGCCGCGCCGGTTCATCTGGAGTGCACGGCGGAACGGGGGGCACGGCGAGGGCAGCGGGAGGGCAGGGCCGCGGCTCGGCCGGGATTCCCGGGGATTTGGGGGCCTGAGCAGCGCTCAGGATTGCAGGGGGACGGAGGGAGGGAgtgaggaaaaaatggaaataaaaatctgcAGGGAGTggctgggagggtttgggggtgcagggatgttgggtttgggggttcGGGGGTGCAGGGACTGGGGGATGCTCAGGATTCGGGAATTTTGGGGTTCAGGAGGAGCCGGGGGGATGCAGAAATGTTGGATTTGGAGGTTCAGGGGTGCAGGAATTGGGGAGTGCTCTGGATACAGGAATGTTTGGGgttcaggaggagctgggggtgcagggaAGGTTTGGGGGTTCAGAGATATCGGGATTGTGGGGAATACTCAGAATTCAGGAATGTTTTGGGTCCAGGACGATCTGGGGGGGGCAGGAATGCCAGATTTGGGGGTTCAGGGGTGCAGGAATTGGGGGGGTGCTCAGGATTCAGCAATTTTTGGGGTTCAGGAGGAGCCGggggtgcagggagggtttgggggtgcagggatgagcagagagcagggggATGTGCGGGATCCATGGGATTTGGAGTTTCAGGGATGCAGGAATTGGGGGCTAAACGTGCCAGAATTGGGGTGAATGCACCAGAAT is drawn from Melospiza georgiana isolate bMelGeo1 chromosome 28, bMelGeo1.pri, whole genome shotgun sequence and contains these coding sequences:
- the SNX11 gene encoding sorting nexin-11 gives rise to the protein MLENREEELTTVRVQDPRVQNEGSWNSYVDYKIFLHTNSRAFTAKTSCVRRRYREFVWLRRQLQRNAGLVPVPELPGKSAFFVGSTDEFIERRRQGLQHFLERVVQSAVLLSDSRLHLFLQSQLPVPAIEACVQGRGPHSVTEAILHYAMAGPAWGQRGDSDGAGLGPASCASLGSAQGCLESFPYWGDLGMDETRPESPERPAGHQVTPLDSPECPTGHGVTPLDSPECPTGHGVTPLDSPERPTGHGVTSKESLGFPKFPPGH